The following is a genomic window from Archangium lipolyticum.
AGACGAAGTTCCAACGCAGGTGAGACAGGCAGACGAGATCCGGGAGCCCGCTCCCCGTGTCGTTCCGTCCATGCGAGCGCTGCATGCGAGTTCCCTCCGGCAGGGTGTGACCTGCGGGGAAGGATGGGCATCGCTCCGCTACATTCCCATTGGACTTGGAGTCAGATGGGAAGGTCCCGGGCGGAGGCTCGTACGCCAGCTCGTATGCCTGCTCCCGGGTCAGCGGGTGGTGACGCGCTCGATGGCCTCCAGGGCCTCGGGGAAACGCTCCGGGTGCATGCCCAGGCCCAGCCGGAAGCCGTGACCGCGCTCCAGCGGATGGGTGCCCGCGGGGTCGCCGTGCTCCATGGAGCTGAGCGGCAGGACGAACACCCCGGCCTCGCCGAGCGCCTGGAACTTCGCCTCGAGCTCCTTCGGACCGGCCACGCCGCGCACACCGATGCAGGTGACGAGTCCGCCCGTGGGGGCCACGCCATACACGCCCCGCGAGCGCTCCAGGAAGGCGGCGAGGATGCGCCGGTTGCTCAAACACTCCTCGCGCGCCTGGCGCAGGGCGGGACTGTGCAGGTCCTTGAGGACCTCGTAGGAGATCCACTCGGTGACCGGGTTCACGGTGTGCGTGGTGTAGTTCTTCTCGTTCTGCATGCCCGCCAGCATGGCCGTGTCACCCACGCACCAGCCGATGCGAAGGCCCGGGCAGCCCAGGCACTTGATGAAGGAGCCGGTGACGAAGCTCCGGGTGCCCGCGCGGTACACCGTGGACCCCAGCACCTCCGTCTCGGAGGAGAGGAAGCGGTAGTGCTCGTCGCCCACCAGCGTGGCACCGGAACGCTCCGTCCAGCGGGAGACGCGCTCCAGCAGCTCCGGCTCCAACACCAGGCCGCTCGGGTTGTGGGGGTTGTTGATGATGACCACGTCCGGGCGCTCGCGCTCGAGCCGCTCCAACCACGCGTCGGCGTCCACGGAGGGCACGCCCCGCTCGTCCCAGCGCAGGGGAAGGCGGACGATCTCCGCGCCCTGCTGCATGGGCAGCTCGTAGAGGAGCTGGAAGGCGGGCCAGGCGAGGGCCACCTTCTTCGGGCGGAGCTGGCGGAAGAGGAGCAGCAGGGCCTCGCTGGTGCCAGTGGTGATGAGGACGTTGTCGCGCGTGGCGCCGGGATGCATGGCGGCCACCAGGTCCCTCAGGTCGGCGCGGCCCCAGTTGGGGCTGTCACGCAGCAGGGTGGAGAGGAACGTGTCGGCGGCCTGCTGGGGGCCGACGCCGGAGCCGGCGAGCAGCTCGCCCACCGTGCGGGGCCGGGCACCGGACTCCCCGAGGTTGTAGCGCGCGGTGAAGCGCGAGCCCTCGAGGTAGTCCTCCATGAAGAACGAGCGAAGGGGTTCCATGTCTCTCCAGGAGCGTCAGCGGGAAGGGAGGCCGTCCGGCCAGGGGACGTCCCCGCGCGAGGCGATGACGACCTGCTGGATGGGCATGTCGAAGCCGCGGGAGGACGTGAGGCCCACGGGCTCGAGCAGCCGCCGGAAGTCGGGCATGGACAGCACATCACCCTCGTTGGACACGTAGCGGCGCAGCGAGAAGTAGAGCGCATCCAGGGGACCATCGCGCCGGTCCGTCAGCAGGTAGCCCGAGATGATGAGCAGCCCCCGGGGACGCAGCGCGCGGGCGAGCTGCCCGAAGAGCCGCGGCAGCTCCTCGGGAGGCAGCGCGGGGATGACCTGGGGCAGGAGGATGAGATCGTATTGCGCCTCGCCGTAGTCCACGGAGAGGCAGTCCCCGGCCCAATAGCGTGCACGGCCGTCCAGCTTGAGCTTCGCGATGTTGGGCTTCACCTGCTCCAGGACGTGCTCGGAGTCCAGGTAGGTGACGTGCACCGTGGGGTCCGCCAGCCCGAAGGCGGCGCCCCAGACACCCGAGCCGGTGCCCACGTCCAGGACCCGAGCCTCCTTCAGCGGACGCATGGAGGCGACGAGCTCCGCGGCCTTGCGGCCCAGCTTCACGTGCGAGGCGAAGATGCCGGTGA
Proteins encoded in this region:
- a CDS encoding pyridoxal phosphate-dependent aminotransferase — its product is MEPLRSFFMEDYLEGSRFTARYNLGESGARPRTVGELLAGSGVGPQQAADTFLSTLLRDSPNWGRADLRDLVAAMHPGATRDNVLITTGTSEALLLLFRQLRPKKVALAWPAFQLLYELPMQQGAEIVRLPLRWDERGVPSVDADAWLERLERERPDVVIINNPHNPSGLVLEPELLERVSRWTERSGATLVGDEHYRFLSSETEVLGSTVYRAGTRSFVTGSFIKCLGCPGLRIGWCVGDTAMLAGMQNEKNYTTHTVNPVTEWISYEVLKDLHSPALRQAREECLSNRRILAAFLERSRGVYGVAPTGGLVTCIGVRGVAGPKELEAKFQALGEAGVFVLPLSSMEHGDPAGTHPLERGHGFRLGLGMHPERFPEALEAIERVTTR